Proteins from a single region of Lysinibacillus sp. JNUCC-52:
- a CDS encoding helix-turn-helix domain-containing protein — translation MGFGKQVNAIRKKNKMTLQELSAVSNVSASMLSQIEREEKNPTIQVACQIAEALNTTLSALLDQQEKRDIVVIRKDERPIYVDEKSGFQRHLLSPSVPSRGIEFVLNIIPANKESGIFPAHKSGVKEYIFVKSGKLRVELGRGAFCEELDAGDSFFFEADTEHRFINKTNEECHYFLVIDSSQYMK, via the coding sequence ATGGGATTTGGAAAGCAAGTAAATGCTATTAGGAAAAAAAATAAGATGACATTGCAGGAGCTTTCAGCAGTAAGTAATGTGAGTGCCTCGATGCTATCTCAAATTGAAAGAGAAGAAAAAAATCCAACGATTCAAGTAGCCTGTCAAATTGCGGAGGCTTTAAATACAACTCTTTCTGCATTGTTAGATCAGCAAGAAAAAAGGGATATTGTCGTGATAAGAAAAGATGAACGCCCAATCTATGTCGACGAAAAGTCTGGGTTTCAACGCCACTTATTATCACCTTCTGTTCCTTCTAGAGGCATTGAGTTTGTTTTAAATATCATTCCTGCCAATAAAGAATCAGGCATTTTCCCAGCTCATAAATCAGGAGTGAAAGAGTATATTTTTGTTAAAAGCGGAAAGTTACGTGTTGAATTAGGACGTGGCGCTTTTTGTGAAGAATTAGACGCAGGAGATTCCTTCTTTTTTGAAGCAGATACAGAGCATCGATTTATCAATAAGACGAATGAAGAATGTCACTATTTCCTTGTGATTGATTCCTCGCAGTATATGAAATAA
- a CDS encoding NUDIX domain-containing protein, with amino-acid sequence MFSFTDLNGFQVDLSFTRGEFEVEPRHVLILLKHKNKWLCTIHKRRGVEVPGGKVEPGETLEQAAVREVFEETGVHVKNLRWFAEYAVHGDQLFCKTVFTAQFVSQDKVEFDLETSGMVWLTDEEFANHPNLSFHMKDEGMQKMLEELKRYDDQW; translated from the coding sequence ATGTTTTCATTTACAGATTTAAATGGTTTTCAAGTAGATTTAAGCTTTACAAGAGGGGAGTTTGAAGTGGAGCCTAGGCATGTACTCATCTTGTTAAAGCATAAAAATAAATGGCTATGCACGATTCATAAGCGACGTGGCGTGGAAGTGCCAGGTGGTAAGGTAGAACCTGGGGAAACTTTAGAACAAGCTGCTGTTAGAGAAGTATTTGAAGAAACGGGTGTACATGTGAAAAATCTTCGTTGGTTTGCAGAATATGCTGTCCACGGTGATCAATTATTTTGTAAAACAGTATTTACTGCGCAATTTGTAAGTCAAGACAAAGTGGAGTTTGATTTGGAGACATCAGGTATGGTTTGGCTCACAGATGAAGAGTTTGCTAACCATCCAAATTTAAGCTTTCATATGAAAGATGAAGGTATGCAAAAAATGCTAGAGGAGCTGAAGCGCTATGACGATCAATGGTGA
- a CDS encoding alpha/beta hydrolase family protein, protein MTINGEIVEKRPYPSPNPAIRLSEITYVSLGLRVKGLLAEPKAEGTYDGFLYLRGGMQSIGMVRPARIAQFAAQGFIVFAPYYRGNRGGEGRDEFAGQDRYDAVHGVDVLKQFCNDNIHVFGFSRGGIMALWTAILRKDITSVVTWAGVSDATATYWERTDMRRMMKRVIGGTPNRVPEAYDARTPLFEVEHITAPVLIIHGYRDENVDIEHARQLAFYLEDANKTYETWYDHRFAHQYPPAQNRETVRALCKWMKQQ, encoded by the coding sequence ATGACGATCAATGGTGAAATAGTTGAAAAACGTCCATACCCTTCACCGAATCCAGCTATTCGCTTATCCGAAATTACTTATGTATCACTTGGATTACGGGTTAAAGGCTTGCTAGCTGAGCCTAAGGCAGAAGGTACATACGATGGTTTTTTATATTTACGTGGTGGAATGCAAAGCATCGGTATGGTGAGACCAGCACGTATTGCCCAGTTTGCCGCACAAGGTTTTATCGTTTTTGCCCCATACTATCGAGGGAATAGAGGAGGAGAAGGTCGTGATGAGTTTGCTGGTCAAGATCGTTATGATGCAGTGCATGGAGTAGATGTGCTAAAGCAATTTTGCAATGATAATATTCATGTGTTTGGCTTTTCACGCGGAGGTATTATGGCACTGTGGACGGCAATTTTGCGAAAAGATATTACATCTGTCGTTACGTGGGCAGGGGTGTCGGATGCGACAGCAACTTATTGGGAACGTACGGATATGCGCCGTATGATGAAGCGTGTAATTGGAGGTACGCCTAATCGTGTACCAGAGGCATATGATGCACGTACACCATTATTTGAAGTTGAACACATTACAGCCCCTGTGCTTATTATTCACGGCTATCGTGATGAAAATGTCGATATTGAACATGCAAGGCAATTAGCATTTTACTTAGAAGATGCCAATAAAACGTATGAAACATGGTATGATCATCGTTTTGCACACCAATATCCACCTGCTCAAAATCGTGAAACTGTGCGTGCTTTGTGTAAATGGATGAAGCAACAATGA
- a CDS encoding alpha/beta hydrolase: protein MKKKYKILVGILVSLVVLFIGAGFIAGNYFYNLALNPQSDKTAVLDAPHNLIDSNPNEVKEKEARETWFNSHYEETTIPSFDQLKLHAYSIKNQNDSNKWALIFHGYSSDGLQMTKYAKHFYDMGYNILIPDARGHGKSEGDYIGMGWHDRLDVVSWIDNTVQLNNDAEIVLFGVSMGGATVMMASGEELPKNVKAIIEDCGYSSVWGEFSYQLKAIFHLPAFPIMNFASAVTKIKADYTLGEADTVKQVAKSQTPMLFIHGSSDTFVPSSMLDEVYEAANVPKEKLLVEGAGHGRAENVAGATYWETIQAFLSAYVNE, encoded by the coding sequence ATGAAAAAAAAATACAAAATACTAGTTGGCATCCTAGTATCATTAGTCGTGTTGTTTATTGGAGCTGGATTTATTGCAGGCAATTACTTTTATAACTTGGCGTTAAATCCGCAATCTGATAAAACAGCCGTTCTGGATGCCCCACATAATTTAATTGATTCTAATCCGAATGAAGTGAAAGAGAAAGAAGCTCGTGAAACATGGTTCAACAGTCATTACGAAGAGACAACGATTCCATCTTTCGATCAACTTAAGCTACATGCTTATTCCATTAAAAATCAAAATGATTCAAATAAATGGGCCCTAATCTTCCATGGATATTCAAGTGATGGTTTACAGATGACCAAGTATGCAAAACACTTTTACGACATGGGCTACAATATACTTATTCCTGATGCGAGAGGCCATGGCAAAAGTGAAGGAGACTATATCGGAATGGGCTGGCATGATCGCTTAGATGTCGTGTCATGGATTGACAATACGGTGCAATTAAATAATGATGCTGAAATTGTCCTTTTTGGAGTGTCGATGGGCGGCGCCACAGTGATGATGGCCTCTGGCGAAGAATTACCTAAAAATGTAAAGGCAATCATTGAGGATTGTGGCTATTCTTCTGTTTGGGGCGAATTTTCGTATCAGCTTAAAGCAATCTTCCATCTGCCTGCATTTCCAATCATGAATTTTGCTTCAGCTGTAACGAAAATCAAAGCAGACTATACGCTTGGTGAAGCCGATACAGTAAAACAAGTAGCTAAATCACAAACACCGATGCTGTTTATCCATGGTAGTTCTGACACATTCGTGCCTTCTTCAATGCTAGATGAAGTCTATGAAGCTGCCAATGTGCCAAAAGAAAAATTACTAGTTGAAGGGGCTGGACACGGTAGAGCTGAAAATGTCGCAGGAGCAACATATTGGGAAACAATTCAAGCCTTCTTAAGTGCCTACGTAAACGAATAA
- the pckA gene encoding phosphoenolpyruvate carboxykinase (ATP), translating to MNSVEIANELKELLNGGNINVQLSVPQLAEKATSRGEAMLTVDGAVRAETGKYTGRSPKDKYTVEEESTKDKIDWGKVNQPISSEVFDNLYVKVVKYLKERDELFVFKGFAGADKDSQLSIQVINEYAWHNLFAHQLFIRPTQEELASHVAEFTVISAPNFKADPAIDGTSSETFIIVSLEKKIILIGGTEYAGEMKKSIFGIMNYLLPQQGILSMHCSANVGEAGDVALFFGLSGTGKTTLSADPARKLIGDDEHGWSDNGVFNIEGGCYAKTINLSAEKEPEIYNAIRFGSVLENVAVDPETRVCDYDDVSLTENTRVAYPIQFIENIVDPSVAGHPKTIVFLTADAFGVLPPISKLTKEQAMYHFLSGFTSKLAGTERGVTEPEPVFSTCFGSPFLPLPATVYAEMLGQKIDEHGAQVFLVNTGWTGGEYGTGSRMKLSYTRTMVRAAIDGKLNNVETTQDAVFGLHIPTAVEGVPSEVLNPRDAWADKAAYDVKAAELAGLFNDNFKKFSNVSEAITKLGGPLK from the coding sequence ATGAATTCAGTAGAAATTGCAAACGAACTGAAGGAATTATTAAACGGTGGGAACATTAACGTTCAACTTTCAGTACCACAATTAGCGGAAAAAGCTACATCTCGTGGTGAGGCAATGTTAACAGTAGATGGCGCAGTTCGTGCAGAAACTGGCAAATACACTGGTCGTTCACCTAAAGATAAATATACGGTAGAAGAAGAAAGCACAAAAGATAAAATTGACTGGGGTAAAGTAAACCAACCAATTTCTTCGGAAGTGTTCGATAACTTATATGTAAAAGTAGTTAAATACTTAAAAGAACGTGACGAATTATTCGTATTCAAAGGTTTTGCTGGTGCTGACAAAGATTCACAATTAAGCATCCAAGTAATCAATGAATATGCTTGGCACAATCTTTTCGCCCATCAATTATTTATCCGTCCAACACAAGAAGAATTAGCTTCTCATGTTGCTGAATTCACAGTTATTTCAGCTCCTAACTTTAAAGCGGATCCAGCTATCGATGGTACATCTTCTGAAACTTTCATTATTGTATCACTTGAAAAGAAAATCATCCTAATCGGTGGTACTGAATATGCTGGTGAAATGAAAAAATCTATTTTCGGCATTATGAACTACCTACTACCACAACAAGGCATCCTATCAATGCACTGTTCAGCAAACGTAGGTGAAGCTGGCGATGTGGCATTATTCTTCGGTTTATCTGGTACTGGTAAAACAACTTTATCAGCTGACCCTGCCCGCAAATTAATCGGTGACGATGAGCACGGCTGGTCTGACAACGGCGTATTCAATATTGAAGGTGGTTGCTATGCAAAAACAATTAACCTTTCTGCTGAAAAAGAACCTGAAATCTATAACGCAATCCGCTTCGGTTCTGTTCTAGAAAACGTAGCTGTAGATCCTGAAACTCGTGTTTGTGACTACGATGATGTTTCATTAACAGAAAACACACGTGTTGCTTACCCAATCCAATTTATTGAAAATATTGTTGATCCATCTGTTGCAGGTCATCCAAAAACAATCGTCTTCTTAACTGCTGATGCATTTGGTGTGTTACCTCCAATCAGTAAATTAACAAAAGAACAAGCAATGTATCACTTCCTAAGTGGTTTCACTTCGAAGCTAGCAGGTACTGAACGTGGTGTAACAGAGCCAGAGCCAGTATTCTCTACATGTTTCGGTTCTCCATTCCTTCCACTTCCAGCAACTGTTTATGCTGAAATGTTAGGTCAAAAAATCGATGAGCATGGCGCACAAGTATTCCTTGTAAACACTGGCTGGACTGGTGGCGAATACGGTACAGGTAGCCGTATGAAGCTTTCATACACTCGTACAATGGTACGTGCTGCAATCGATGGCAAACTGAACAATGTTGAAACGACACAGGACGCTGTATTTGGCTTACACATCCCTACAGCAGTTGAAGGTGTACCTTCAGAAGTTCTTAACCCTCGCGATGCTTGGGCAGACAAAGCTGCTTATGATGTAAAAGCTGCAGAACTTGCTGGTTTATTCAATGATAACTTCAAGAAATTCTCAAACGTTTCTGAAGCAATCACTAAACTTGGTGGTCCATTAAAATAA
- the metK gene encoding methionine adenosyltransferase: MTNRRLFTSESVTEGHPDKICDQISDAILDAILKEDPNARVACETTVTTGLVLVAGEITTSTYVDIKGIVRDTVAEIGYTRGKYGFDAENLAVLVAIGEQSPDIAQGVDQALEAREGSMTDADIEAIGAGDQGLMFGYACNETPELMPLPISLAHKLARRLTEVRKSGELAYLRPDGKTQVTIEYDEHNIPVRVDTIVISTQHDEEATLEQIQSDLKELVIAPVVPSELLDAQTKYFINPTGRFVIGGPKGDAGLTGRKIIVDTYGGYARHGGGAFSGKDATKVDRSAAYAARYVAKNIVAAGLAERAEVQLAYAIGVAQPVSIAVDTFGTGKVSESDIVKWVRDLFDLRPAGIIKMLDLRRPIYKQTAAYGHFGRTDLNVPWENTDKADALREKAGL; encoded by the coding sequence ATGACAAACCGTCGATTGTTTACATCAGAGAGTGTAACAGAAGGACATCCTGACAAAATTTGTGACCAAATTTCGGATGCCATTTTAGATGCCATTTTAAAAGAAGATCCAAATGCACGTGTAGCGTGTGAAACAACTGTAACGACAGGATTAGTACTAGTAGCAGGAGAAATTACTACTTCTACTTATGTAGATATTAAAGGTATCGTGCGTGATACTGTAGCAGAAATCGGCTACACACGCGGTAAATATGGCTTTGATGCTGAAAACTTAGCAGTACTAGTAGCAATTGGTGAACAATCACCAGACATTGCCCAAGGTGTAGACCAAGCATTAGAAGCGCGTGAAGGTTCTATGACTGATGCAGATATTGAAGCAATTGGTGCAGGTGACCAAGGATTAATGTTTGGTTACGCTTGTAACGAAACACCTGAATTAATGCCTTTACCAATTAGTTTAGCGCATAAATTAGCTCGTCGTTTAACAGAAGTTCGTAAATCAGGTGAACTAGCATATTTACGTCCAGACGGTAAAACACAGGTGACAATTGAGTATGATGAACACAACATCCCAGTCCGTGTCGATACGATTGTTATTTCAACACAGCATGATGAAGAAGCGACATTAGAGCAAATTCAATCAGATTTAAAAGAGTTAGTAATAGCTCCTGTAGTACCTAGTGAGCTATTAGATGCTCAAACAAAATATTTCATTAACCCAACAGGTCGTTTTGTTATTGGTGGACCTAAAGGAGATGCTGGTCTTACAGGACGTAAAATCATCGTTGATACATACGGTGGCTATGCACGTCATGGTGGTGGAGCATTCTCTGGTAAGGATGCTACAAAAGTGGACCGTTCTGCTGCATATGCAGCGCGTTATGTAGCTAAAAACATTGTTGCTGCAGGTTTAGCAGAACGTGCTGAAGTACAACTTGCTTATGCCATTGGTGTAGCACAACCCGTATCAATCGCAGTAGATACATTTGGTACAGGAAAAGTAAGCGAAAGCGATATCGTAAAATGGGTTCGCGATTTATTTGATCTACGTCCAGCAGGCATTATTAAAATGCTTGATCTACGTCGCCCAATTTATAAACAAACGGCAGCTTATGGTCACTTTGGCCGTACAGATTTAAATGTGCCTTGGGAAAATACGGACAAGGCAGATGCTTTAAGAGAAAAAGCAGGTCTATAA
- a CDS encoding gamma carbonic anhydrase, with protein MIYPFKDKTPNIDPSVFIADYATVTGDVTIGAETTIWFNTVIRGDVSPTIIGKRVSIQDLCCLHQSPKYPLIIEDEVTVGHQVTLHSCTIRKNALIGMGSIVLDGAEIGEGAFIGAGSLVPPGKVIPPNCLALGRPAKVVRELNAEDKEDMERIVREYAEKGQYYKSLQK; from the coding sequence ATGATTTATCCGTTTAAAGACAAGACCCCTAATATCGATCCATCGGTTTTTATTGCTGACTATGCAACCGTTACTGGTGACGTAACGATTGGTGCCGAAACCACTATTTGGTTTAATACTGTTATTCGAGGCGATGTATCGCCAACAATAATTGGTAAACGAGTAAGCATCCAAGATCTTTGCTGTCTACATCAGAGTCCAAAATATCCATTAATAATCGAAGATGAAGTAACAGTTGGACACCAAGTAACTTTACATAGCTGTACAATTCGAAAAAATGCATTAATAGGTATGGGATCAATCGTGTTGGATGGGGCAGAGATAGGAGAAGGTGCTTTTATTGGTGCGGGTAGTCTTGTACCTCCAGGTAAAGTCATTCCTCCTAATTGCTTAGCATTAGGTCGTCCAGCAAAAGTCGTACGTGAATTAAATGCTGAAGATAAAGAAGACATGGAACGTATCGTTAGAGAATACGCCGAAAAAGGTCAATATTACAAATCTCTTCAAAAATAA
- a CDS encoding alpha/beta hydrolase, which translates to MWKWEADGQAKAVIAIVHGAYENHRWYAWLIEKLRMEGFHVVMGDLPNHGANAKLSRVHDEDFKEYNKYTRHLIENAFSYDLPVFLIGHGLGATLLLHTMHKRKYECAGIVLTSPWLHLKLQPGKLSNALTSLSALTASVKMTHDISFDKLTRSIEGREEMRDEFPFKSVISVKWYRELQQMMRNLAVMPKAEFPNTPMLIMTGEKDSITETRQTRNWLHQQEFAEFQFKEWAKCYHNLFHEIEREEIFVYIRDFVNNALRRIGYIIQ; encoded by the coding sequence ATGTGGAAATGGGAAGCTGATGGACAAGCGAAGGCTGTGATTGCTATTGTTCACGGTGCTTATGAAAATCACCGTTGGTACGCATGGCTTATTGAAAAACTCAGAATGGAAGGCTTCCACGTAGTCATGGGGGATTTACCAAATCATGGGGCAAATGCAAAACTATCACGAGTCCATGATGAGGACTTTAAAGAGTATAACAAATATACAAGGCATTTAATTGAAAATGCTTTTTCATATGATTTGCCAGTGTTTTTAATAGGGCATGGACTAGGAGCAACGTTATTATTGCATACAATGCATAAGAGAAAATATGAATGTGCAGGTATTGTTTTAACTTCGCCTTGGCTACATTTGAAACTACAGCCTGGTAAGTTATCAAATGCATTAACTAGCTTAAGTGCTTTAACGGCAAGTGTTAAAATGACACACGATATTTCTTTTGACAAATTAACGCGCAGTATTGAAGGCAGAGAGGAAATGAGGGACGAGTTTCCTTTTAAGTCAGTTATATCAGTGAAGTGGTATCGCGAACTCCAGCAAATGATGCGCAATTTAGCCGTCATGCCTAAAGCAGAATTTCCGAATACGCCTATGCTTATTATGACTGGCGAAAAAGATAGTATTACGGAAACGAGACAAACACGTAATTGGCTACATCAGCAAGAGTTTGCAGAATTCCAATTTAAGGAATGGGCAAAATGCTACCATAATCTATTCCATGAAATAGAGCGTGAAGAGATTTTTGTCTATATCCGAGATTTTGTTAATAATGCCTTGCGTAGAATTGGATATATAATTCAATAG
- a CDS encoding alanine/glycine:cation symporter family protein, protein MEGIVSFLNSILWGPWFIYGILLIGLFFSIITRFLQVRLIKDMFVLMFKGEKSEKGISSFQAMSIALSGRVGTGNIAGTATAIAMGGPGAIFWMWAIAFIGAATAYVESTLAQIYKEEKDTEYRGGPAFYIEKGMGQKWFAVIFAIAALIAMLILMPGVQSNAISVAVENAFGMDPWITGIIIIVLLGAIIFGGVKSIANVAQVVVPFMALAYILMAIVIIFMNISQVPAVFSLIFSSAFGAQEIFGGIIGSAIAWGVKRGIYSNEAGQGTGAHPAAAAEVSHPAKQGIVQAASVYIDTLLVCSATAFMILFTGMYNVQNENATEGTDPFIYVGEFNQNGLTGDEQITFAKSIKEGAAYTQYAVETSLPGIGSEFVAIALFFFAFTTIMAYYYIAETNVAYLFSGQTEKIFIWIAKIAFLIATFYGTVRTSDLAWAMGDVGLGLMVWINVIAILIIMKPAILALKDYEKQKKEGKDPVFDPRKLGIKGADFWIDYNDKRKNK, encoded by the coding sequence ATGGAAGGTATTGTAAGTTTTCTGAACAGTATTTTATGGGGACCGTGGTTTATTTATGGTATTTTATTGATTGGTTTATTCTTTTCGATTATTACACGGTTCCTACAAGTAAGACTCATTAAGGATATGTTCGTCTTAATGTTTAAAGGAGAAAAATCGGAAAAAGGAATTTCTTCTTTCCAGGCAATGTCGATTGCATTATCAGGCCGTGTAGGTACAGGTAATATTGCTGGTACGGCAACTGCAATCGCAATGGGGGGGCCTGGTGCAATTTTTTGGATGTGGGCAATTGCCTTCATTGGTGCTGCGACAGCTTATGTTGAGTCGACATTAGCACAAATTTATAAAGAAGAGAAAGATACCGAATACCGTGGTGGTCCAGCCTTTTACATTGAGAAAGGTATGGGGCAAAAGTGGTTTGCGGTAATTTTTGCGATTGCTGCGTTAATTGCAATGTTAATATTAATGCCTGGCGTTCAATCAAATGCAATTTCTGTTGCTGTTGAAAACGCTTTCGGAATGGATCCTTGGATTACAGGAATTATTATTATTGTATTATTAGGTGCCATTATTTTCGGTGGGGTTAAATCGATTGCAAATGTTGCACAAGTTGTTGTACCGTTCATGGCTTTAGCTTATATTTTAATGGCAATTGTTATTATTTTCATGAATATTTCTCAAGTACCTGCTGTATTTTCTTTAATTTTCTCTAGTGCTTTTGGTGCACAAGAAATATTTGGGGGTATTATTGGTTCAGCAATCGCTTGGGGGGTTAAGCGTGGGATTTATTCAAACGAAGCTGGTCAAGGAACTGGAGCGCATCCAGCTGCAGCTGCAGAAGTTTCGCATCCCGCTAAACAAGGTATTGTGCAAGCAGCTTCTGTGTACATTGATACATTATTAGTTTGTTCAGCTACTGCATTTATGATTTTATTTACAGGTATGTATAATGTTCAGAATGAAAATGCTACTGAAGGTACAGATCCATTTATTTACGTTGGGGAATTTAATCAAAACGGTCTTACAGGAGACGAACAAATTACGTTTGCGAAAAGTATTAAAGAAGGTGCTGCGTATACACAATATGCAGTGGAAACTTCATTGCCAGGGATTGGTTCAGAATTCGTAGCGATTGCATTATTCTTCTTTGCATTTACGACAATCATGGCGTATTACTATATAGCGGAGACGAATGTGGCCTATTTATTCTCAGGTCAAACCGAAAAGATTTTTATTTGGATAGCTAAGATTGCCTTTTTAATTGCTACATTTTATGGAACGGTTCGTACGTCGGACCTTGCATGGGCAATGGGGGATGTTGGCTTAGGTTTAATGGTATGGATTAATGTTATAGCTATCTTAATAATTATGAAACCTGCGATTCTAGCATTAAAAGATTACGAGAAACAGAAAAAAGAGGGCAAAGACCCTGTATTTGACCCTCGTAAACTAGGAATTAAAGGTGCAGATTTCTGGATTGATTACAATGATAAACGAAAAAATAAATAA